In a single window of the Tigriopus californicus strain San Diego chromosome 2, Tcal_SD_v2.1, whole genome shotgun sequence genome:
- the LOC131893033 gene encoding dynein light chain roadblock-type 2-like isoform X1 produces MSVTHHENEEQNKVSDLEETIQRIKDHEGVMGMMVINPDGVAVRTTMDSTHTNSYSAILSRLTDQARSAIRDLDPLNEVTFIRLRSRKNEILIAPDKEFNLIVVQTPADVESNHAKQSTQ; encoded by the exons ATGAGTGTCACTCATCATGAGAATGAAGAACAGAATAAG GTGTCTGACCTGGAGGAAACTATTCAAAGGATAAAGGATCACGAG GGCGTGATGGGAATGATGGTTATCAATCCGGATGGCGTGGCCGTGAGAACCACAATGGATTCCACACATACCAACTCATATTCAGCCATTTTATCGCGGCTCACCGATCAA gCTAGGTCTGCCATACGAGACTTGGATCCCTTAAACGAAGTCACGTTTATACGGTTGAGATCCCGGAAGAACGAGATCTTGATTGCACCTGATAAGGAGTTCAATCTGATCGTGGTTCAAACTCCCGCAGACGTGGAATCGAATCATGCCAAGCAATCCACGCAATAA
- the LOC131893033 gene encoding dynein light chain roadblock-type 2-like isoform X3 yields MGDPRMVSDLEETIQRIKDHEGVMGMMVINPDGVAVRTTMDSTHTNSYSAILSRLTDQARSAIRDLDPLNEVTFIRLRSRKNEILIAPDKEFNLIVVQTPADVESNHAKQSTQ; encoded by the exons ATGGGCGATCCAAGAATG GTGTCTGACCTGGAGGAAACTATTCAAAGGATAAAGGATCACGAG GGCGTGATGGGAATGATGGTTATCAATCCGGATGGCGTGGCCGTGAGAACCACAATGGATTCCACACATACCAACTCATATTCAGCCATTTTATCGCGGCTCACCGATCAA gCTAGGTCTGCCATACGAGACTTGGATCCCTTAAACGAAGTCACGTTTATACGGTTGAGATCCCGGAAGAACGAGATCTTGATTGCACCTGATAAGGAGTTCAATCTGATCGTGGTTCAAACTCCCGCAGACGTGGAATCGAATCATGCCAAGCAATCCACGCAATAA
- the LOC131893031 gene encoding uncharacterized protein LOC131893031 has product MTADFDSSSAPSKIPLGGKSHEDLFHTNNYPRLSPDPDRDLPNPNETESKRPTPSPQYSEKDRPISPLKRNGSFAHAMARPPALGNRPLNGGPRVNGYLPSKSSLLRDCQDPMFEGDVSSCRLGVEWTISLIMDCFLLFAEFLFNLWLALLLKDQGQYGPYVAIIVLFFVPSLINGLIWVSIKKSYSQIGFGFMLAVVCSGFPSPLFVYIWHLYLTAFCSQPESQRSKILANVFRLAQAFCSSVPLILLNIFTLISILQANDSRALNLTTLGAHLSFGLNMKVHSLAAIASFMNVMRAASLFNERKTYTILFVMAGYPFLLFTIVSRILSMAVIFSFMTFQWTIFLIFGLVFTNMLLYRACKKPDLQPSPTLEETQLDAFEMSDQLSTNDLPCCSSAGPCSNDLDKKEDGFWPTFPKTVALSVCSIFIPSGYTNDIRSHHPRLRGGLFILLNYLFNMLWIGLALGFTIIYHVPNTIQGVTLPQPSFKVELPGSKVIVQAGGLDVAVNLPVQKIDLGSMPAVSATLNTDSTDLIHAIVVPMVLALLAVPFVIMRAAMMELDCFVTRRKELELGQNRDVDECDGGHAEVFVDVGGRTHKIRPLHQAVVENAEDRRLKARLYLTICCSVCGMCVFTTMMIVAGGLLVFQFH; this is encoded by the exons ATGACTGCGGATTTCGATTCCTCCTCCGCCCCCAGTAAAATCCCATTGGGAGGAAAGAGTCACGAAGACCTTTTCCACACAAACAACTACCCCAGGTTGTCGCCCGATCCAGATCGAGACCTGCCCAATCCCAATGAGACCGAAAGCAAACGACCCACTCCATCCCCGCAATACTCGGAAAAAGATCGCCCAATCTCTCCTCTAAAACGGAACGGAAGTTTCGCTCATGCCATGGCCCGCCCTCCGGCCTTAGGAAATCGCCCCCTGAATGGAGGTCCACGTGTGAATGGGTACTTACCCTCTAAATCCAGCTTACTCCGAGATTGTCAGGATCCCATGTTCGAGGGAGATGTTTCGAG CTGCCGATTAGGCGTGGAATGGACGATATCCTTGATTATGGATTGCTTTCTCCTATTCGCCGAGTTCCTGTTCAACCTTTGGTTAGCCTTATTGCTCAAAGACCAAGGCCAATACGGTCCCTATGTTGCCATTatcgtcctcttcttcgtccCTTCTCTCATCAACGGCCTCATTTGGGTCAGCATTAAGAAATCCTATTCACAAATAGGATTTGGCTTCATGCTTGCCGTAGTCTGCTCTGGTTTCCCCTCGCCCTTATTTGT GTACATCTGGCATTTGTACTTGACTGCATTTTGCTCTCAGCCGGAATCGCAACGCTCCAAAATTCTGGCCAATGTCTTTCGCCTCGCTCAGGCCTTCTGCTCTTCCGtgcctttgattttgctcAATATTTTCACGCTCATCAGTATTCTCCAAGCCAACGATAGCCGTGCTTTGAACCTCACCACTTTGGGGGCTCATCTTAGTTTCGGACTCAATA tgaaAGTCCATAGCTTGGCTGCCATTGCCTCTTTCATGAATGTCATGCGAGCGGCCTCCTTGTTCAATGAGCGCAAAACTTACACCATCCTGTTCGTGATGGCCGGATATCCATTTCTATTATTCACTATAGTATCAAGAATTTTGTCCATGGCTGTGATTTTTAGTTTCATGACATTTCAATGGACCATTTTCCTCATCTTTGG ATTGGTTTTCACAAATATGTTGCTCTATCGGGCGTGCAAGAAGCCGGATCTCCAGCCATCTCCCACCCTTGAAGAGACTCAATTAGATGCCTTCGAAATGTCGGATCAGCTCAGCACCAATGATCTCCCATGTTGCAGTTCAGCGGGTCCATGTTCCAATGACTTGGACAAGAAAGAAGACGGCTTTTGGCCCACCTTCCCCAAGACCGTGGCTCTCTCCGtgtgttcaattttcatcccTTCTGGATACACCAACGACATTCGCTCTCACCATCCTCGTCTCCGGGGTGGTCTGTTCATCTTGCTGAATTATCTGTTCAACATGCTCTGGATTGGACTTGCCTTGGGTTTTACCATCATCTACCATGTCCCCAACACCATCCAAGGAGTGACCTTACCCCAGCCATCATTCAAGGTCGAGCTCCCCGGAAGCAAGGTCATCGTTCAAGCGGGCGGACTAGACGTAGCCGTGAACTTACCCGTTCAGAAAATCGACCTGGGATCGATGCCGGCCGTATCCGCCACATTGAACACGGATAGCACCGACCTGATCCATGCCATAGTGGTGCCCATGGTTCTCGCTCTGTTAGCCGTGCCATTTGTGATCATGAGAGCCGCCATGATGGAACTGGATTGCTTCGTGACCCGACGGAAAGAGTTGGAATTGGGCCAAAATCGGGATGTGGATGAGTGTGATGGAGGTCATGCGGAGGTTTTCGTAGATGTGGGTGGACGCACCCACAAGATCCGGCCTTTACATCAAGCTGTGGTGGAAAATGCAGAGGATCGCCGACTCAAAGCCCGATTGTATTTGACCATTTGTTGCTCTGTTTGTGGGATGTGCGTGTTCACGACCATGATGATTGTGGCGGGAGGCCTTTTGGTGTTTCAGTTCCATTGA
- the LOC131891657 gene encoding uncharacterized protein LOC131891657 — MLPSMAEQNNERRFSSRPPSYRTAQRTKSQTELIQNHDRKEEQEPAIPRPFPEERPPKELTSFQLAQNICELLISIVLDFLLLIFEVGANIKLALELQHVGSIGAFRAIIIFTTIPSILLSLTWMSLCKQRVNQHFGYCWILLILLIGYPSPVLVYLAIWITIFKKDGSTAENAKVLGNQFRVVQACFSSNPILLINLSVLFSVLENENKLDFARFADHPVSLHTLAAFLSLLNIIRAASLFNDRKSFTITFIFIGLPFIVATTLTRTLSLSLMLAFFPQVWSIATILAMFACNMLLYRVCIRFPGRSTTVQENPYPLTQDALETDQSENSYWSQFPNHVLYSLFSIICPLAYSNDEKHSNVKMRGGCLIVFNYIMNMSIIGIALGFTIHQNVPNEIHGIRFHQPNQTVVISGTKVQIPLSGIALNLNLPDQEINLASMPDPYLNLNTEQSHIYIASAFPILMVFMSLPWMVMRAAIMELDCLVVRRKFIDGEKAGSTSDIVHENAHGFRMRIRIYSMLCCSVFATFLFTFSILGGGGMLLGQLHG; from the exons ATGCTACCCTCCATGGCCGAGCAAAACAATGAGAGACGGTTTTCCAGCCGACCTCCATCCTACCGAACAGCCCAAAGAACAAAGAGTCAAACGGAGCTAATTCAAAATCATGATCGAAAGGAGGAACAAGAACCGGCAATTCCTCGGCCTTTTCC CGAGGAACGCCCTCCTAAAGAGTTAACGAGCTTtcaattggctcaaaacattTGTGAATTGCTCATCTCGATCGTCCTTGACTTTCTGCTCTTGATTTTTGAGGTGGGCGCCAACATCAAATTGGCTTTGGAATTGCAACACGTGGGTTCCATTGGAGCATTCAGAGCGATAATCATCTTCACTACCATTCCCTCAATCCTATTGTCATTGACTTGGATGAGTCTGTGTAAACAGAGAGTAAACCAACATTTTGGTTATTGCTGGATACTTTTGATCCTTTTGATTGGGTATCCATCTCCAGTTCTTGT CTATCTGGCAATCTGGATCACCATCTTCAAGAAAGACGGATCAACCGCTGAGAATGCCAAGGTTTTAGGGAACCAATTCCGAGTGGTACAAGCTTGCTTCAGCTCGAACCCGATTTTGCTCATCAATCTAAGTGTGCTATTTTCTGTCTTGGAAAATGAGAACAAGTTAGATTTTGCCAGATTTGCCGACCATCCTG TGTCTCTCCATACTTTGGCTGCCTTTCTATCCTTGTTGAACATCATTCGAGCAGCTTCCTTGTTCAATGATCGAAAATCGTTCACCATCACGTTCATCTTCATTGGATTACCCTTCATTGTGGCTACTACACTCACCAGGACATTGAGCCTTTCTCTTATGTTGGCCTTCTTCCCTCAGGTCTGGTCAATAGCCACCATTTTAGC AATGTTTGCTTGCAACATGTTGCTCTACCGAGTTTGCATCAGGTTTCCAGGACGATCCACCACGGTCCAAGAAAATCCATACCCCTTGACCCAAGATGCCCTTGAGACCGACCAATCTGAGAATTCATATTGGAGCCAATTTCCAAATCACGTCTTGTACTcccttttttcaatcatctgTCCCTTAGCCTATTCCAATGACGAGAAACACAGTAACGTCAAGATGAGAGGAGGCTGTCTGATTGTGTTCAACTACATCATGAACATGTCGATCATCGGCATCGCTTTGGGCTTCACCATCCACCAAAACGTTCCCAATGAGATCCACGGGATTCGTTTCCACCAACCTAACCAAACAGTGGTCATTTCTGGAACTAAGGTCCAGATTCCCTTGAGCGGCATAGCTCTCAACCTGAATCTACCAGACCAAGAAATCAATCTGGCCTCCATGCCGGATCCATATCTGAACTTGAACACGGAACAGTCCCATATTTATATCGCGTCGGCCTTCCCCATTCTTATGGTCTTCATGTCCTTGCCCTGGATGGTGATGAGAGCGGCCATTATGGAACTAGACTGCTTGGTGGTTCGTCGGAAGTTCATTGATGGGGAAAAGGCCGGATCGACCAGCGACATTGTCCATGAGAATGCTCATGGTTTTAGGATGAGGATTCGAATTTACTCGATGCTTTGCTGTTCCGTATTCGCGACGTTCTTGTTCACTTTTAGCATCTTGGGAGGTGGGGGAATGCTGCTTGGTCAGTTACATGGTTAG
- the LOC131893033 gene encoding dynein light chain roadblock-type 2-like isoform X2: MNRTAPVSDLEETIQRIKDHEGVMGMMVINPDGVAVRTTMDSTHTNSYSAILSRLTDQARSAIRDLDPLNEVTFIRLRSRKNEILIAPDKEFNLIVVQTPADVESNHAKQSTQ; encoded by the exons ATGAACCGAACAGCCCCG GTGTCTGACCTGGAGGAAACTATTCAAAGGATAAAGGATCACGAG GGCGTGATGGGAATGATGGTTATCAATCCGGATGGCGTGGCCGTGAGAACCACAATGGATTCCACACATACCAACTCATATTCAGCCATTTTATCGCGGCTCACCGATCAA gCTAGGTCTGCCATACGAGACTTGGATCCCTTAAACGAAGTCACGTTTATACGGTTGAGATCCCGGAAGAACGAGATCTTGATTGCACCTGATAAGGAGTTCAATCTGATCGTGGTTCAAACTCCCGCAGACGTGGAATCGAATCATGCCAAGCAATCCACGCAATAA
- the LOC131891647 gene encoding uncharacterized protein LOC131891647 — MNGDNDIDMNFAGNMEVALPPIGPAVRGEAGHTHLMAHIRQPDSLKLNCALQILKWFHGIADRIERQHGDKSCEQMFLVGVQGEISKPAEDRDYSYFLAKIQEVRDFLAQSLVQSALEDLVRTALDIYNRFDNRRRMGVEIMVLAMMLNKHSNWFEIPDKYHSPTFVLEMLVSCRHRFQKPNKCYFWSRQSQRLLSCAFMQTRHLTKLKLAIVNDHLLKALAIHCRHLQELEVQFAMDVTEEGLYALAGKSKKNRDQGKPEASPYAYQLHRDFGRPKEWFIKDSLLFTSPTALCSVGRAYSDILPEFFETGFGCKDLVKLRINGDFIFPPLARRYEKSQIAGKPQKGPILENGFYVILLSLTKLKSLTMPGLPMVIARLGKVCRWQTLNKINIPIQSLKLDRDLLFHNEFDTLALVCKNITEISNVSPECSKDFGDFNNVGGTLYDRHFSPEVCSFLKKFQSLQVFRGRMTLPCFNSFLRLRGTQIRKIQLTTTVTSMADLVTFRKYVPNLQVFEGRVHVSVNSSSPFQGSSSPHPNQHNPVLSHLLSHKDEESSLWEAKGIPGSFSTELLDLLEKYPLSKLLKIDVEGRMTIPVMQLLAGNAEFLEDLYITNSPMNGDAKALNDEWLEALVHVNHLKSIKNLTLRMDNDQVVESGCFSERGLTKFLHHCLRSSPKLTELTGEFTRIPDKILRAKTDSFVQKGLRRLRVRNAVPYRRFENVHDSERFYGMNEGYQNMVHNQPFQLYHHPFPVPHVPEEQRNNEAGPVRGSSSANQNLHRRFQGYVFRPYPKPPVVGGSESD; from the exons ATGAATGGCGATAATGATATTGATATGAACTTTGCCGGGAATATGGAAGTGGCCCTCCCGCCCATTGGTCCGGCAGTGCGCGGGGAGGCCGGACACACCCACTTGATGGCACATATCCGACAGCCGGACTCTCTCAAGCTCAATTGTGCTCTCCAGATCTTAAAGTGGTTCCACGGGATTGCGGATCGCATCGAGAGACAACATGGCGACAAATCATGCGAGCAAATGTTCCTGGTGGGTGTTCAGGGCGAGATCTCTAAACCGGCTGAGGATCGGGATTACAGCtattttttggccaagattCAAGAGGTCCGAGATTTCTTGGCCCAAAGTCTGGTTCAGAGTGCCCTGGAAGACCTCGTGCGAACCGCCCTTGATATCTACAACCGCTTTGATAACCGACGTCGAATGGGCGTGGAGATCATGGTATTGGCCATGATGCTCAACAAACATTCCAATTGGTTCGAGATCCCGGACAAGTATCATTCGCCCAcgtttgttttggaaatgctCGTGTCCTGCAG gcatcgttttcaaaagccaaatAAGTGCTACTTTTGGTCTCGGCAATCCCAGCGCCTTCTGTCGTGTGCCTTCATGCAGACAAGGCATCTGACCAAGCTCAAATTGGCGATTGTGAATGATCATTTGTTGAAAGCGCTCGCGATCCATTGCAGACATTTGCAGGAACTGGAAGTTCAATTTGCCATGGATGTCACAGAAGAGGGGTTGTATGCATTGGCTGGGAAATCCAAGAAAAACCGGGATCAAGGCAAGCCGGA AGCATCCCCGTATGCCTACCAATTGCATAGGGACTTTGGTCGGCCCAAGGAGTGGTTCATCAAAGACTCACTCTTGTTCACCAGTCCCACTGCCTTATGCTCAGTGGGCAGAGCCTATTCGGACATCTTGCCCGAGTTCTTCGAAACCGGGTTCGGATGCAAGGACCTGGTCAAACTTCGGATTAATGGCGACTTCATCTTCCCTCCGTTAGCTCGACGCTACGAAAAGAGTCAAATTGCCGGTAAACCTCAGAAGGGACCGATCCTCGAAAATGGCTTCTATGTGATACTCCTAAGTCTGACCAAGCTGAAGAGTCTGACTATGCCAGGGTTGCCGATGGTGATTGCACGATTGGGTAAGGTGTGCAGATGGCAAACCCTGAACAAAATCAACATCCCTATCCAGAGCCTCAAATTGGACCGGGATCTGTTGTTCCACAACGAGTTCGACACACTGGCTCTGGTATGTAAAAACATCACGGAGATCAGCAACGTCTCGCCGGAGTGCTCCAAGGACTTTGGCGATTTCAACAATGTCGGAGGCACCTTGTATGATCGGCATTTCTCGCCGGAAGTGTGTTCCTTCCTCAAGAAGTTCCAAAGTCTCCAAGTGTTCCGTGGTAGGATGACCTTGCCCTGTTTCAACAGCTTCCTACGCTTGCGTGGCACCCAAATTCGCAAGATCCAGCTGACCACAACGGTCACGAGTATGGCGGATTTAGTCACATTCCGGAAATATGTGCCCAATCTGCAGGTCTTCGAAGGAAGGGTCCATGTCTCGGTGAACTCGTCTTCACCTTTCCAAGGAAGTAGCAGCCCTCATCCAAATCAACATAACCCCGTTTTGTCCCATTTGCTTTCGCACAAAGACGAGGAATCCAGCCTCTGGGAAGCCAAAGGCATTCCAGGATCCTTCTCCACTGAGCTCCTGGATCTCTTGGAGAAGTATCCTTTGAGTAAGTTGCTCAAGATCGACGTGGAAGGGCGGATGACAATTCCAGTGATGCAACTATTGGCAGGCAATGCCGAGTTCCTCGAAGACCTTTACATCACCAATTCTCCCATGAATGGGGATGCCAAGGCTCTGAACGACGAGTGGCTGGAAGCCCTGGTTCACGTGAACCAcctcaaaagcatcaaaaaccTCACTCTCCGGATGGACAACGACCAAGTCGTGGAATCGGGCTGCTTTTCCGAGCGAGGCCTAACTAAGTTCCTCCACCATTGTCTCCGCTCCAGCCCCAAATTGACTGAGCTCACGGGCGAATTCACCCGCATTCCGGACAAAATCCTGCGGGCCAAAACCGACTCGTTTGTGCAGAAAGGCTTACGTCGACTTCGAGTCCGCAATGCCGTGCCCTACCGTCGATTTGAGAACGTGCACGATAGCGAGCGATTCTACGGAATGAACGAGGGCTATCAAAACATGGTTCATAACCAGCCATTCCAGTTGTACCACCATCCTTTCCCTGTACCACATGTTCCTGAAGAGCAAAGGAACAATGAGGCCGGACCAGTGCGAGGTTCCTCGAGTGCGAATCAGAATCTTCACCGGCGATTCCAGGGCTACGTGTTCAGACCTTATCCGAAACCACCGGTTGTTGGTGGTTCCGAATCGGATTGA